The sequence AAAGCATCCAGACATGGACAGAAATGTATTTGGTTCCTGTACAGCCAGCAATGGATGGTTCCAAAGTAGTGATTCTTCAGTTTGAGTATTTTGAGGGAACCTTGAGCTGATGTTCAAATGTAAGGTTAGTGGCACAAGTCAGAAATGATTGCAGAATGCAGACATTTGTCCCGTTTTATCtctagtaagtaagtaaaaccTTCATATACTCACCAATAGAGAGACTGGCTGACTCTTTCATTGAATTGCATTCATCCATTCTCTTAAAAGGAGTAATCAAGCCCAAGGTCTGTCCTTGCTTCCATTTTAACACTCATACACCATCTCCTTTCTCTTGCTCCATTTTTCATCGCACTACCTTAATACAGCCTTAATCATTCTACCATTGTTCAGCTAGGCTGTCCAGCAGCCTGTACTCCTTTACCACGAGCTCGATCATAGTATGAAGACATCACGGCAATCACCTGAAGTAGAAATGGTTCAAGGCCGCTTCTTGTGGTCTCTAGGCAGGTTAGAGAACCTCAGCCCAAGGTACagtacttttttaaaatctgattgACAAAATCCCCCATTGCTGGTCACAGAGAGGGGGCTGAATGGGAAGAAGAGTTGGTTCCTCATGTGGCAATGTGCAAAATGCAAGCAGGGTCTGTGAGAATACAAGGCTTTGATATAGGTACAATACAAGCCTGTGCTCACAGCTCCATACCCCTGGGCCAAGTTGAAATAGTAGAATCCCCTCTGCCTAGTAAGGCTACTGTACTGGCATAGTTGACTTAAGTCCCTCATACTGGTGCAGTTGgaaatgaataattaaactCATTCCACAACCCAAGTTTGATAAGAGTACACAAGCCAGCTCTGTGGCCTCATGTTCTGCCTTAGGGCTACAGCATGGACATGTTTTCAggggggtgtgggtgtgggtgcaGGTTAGGCCCTCCCAGTGCCTCCATCTTATGTTCTCTCCCAGCAGGGCCCAGAGCACCTCCTCGAGCCAGTACCATCATGGTATCTCCAGACATGCTGGAAAACTCAAAGGCGAATGTCCCATAGAACAGCATGACAATGACACAGAACACCCACTCAAAGATGGCTGACGCGTGCTGCAGGGTGAAGCTCTCCTGAACGAAGAATACACCACCTGTAGATAAGGTTAAGGACAACAACAAATCTTGACAGCCTTGACAGCCTTCACCTGttgctcttttctcttcctgttaATCCCGCACTCTGCAACAATGTTTCctttacatttactgtatttacatgCATCTTAATGATCGGATTATGCATCCCTGTGTGGCACTTATCCGATTTCTCAAGTGCCATATAAAGGAGAAAGCTGGTTTCCATAATCGGGGAAAGGGATTAAGAGCAATCAGCATAAGGCAGCTAGATTTCTCCTGGGGAAAACTGATTATTGTGCCTCTGTATACTggatagagaaaaaaagaaaacggaCACAATATACAGTGTATTACACTGGAAAGAGTAAAAACTACATCCTCTACATGGTCACTGAAGAATGCCTCACAACTTTATGTCAGAGTTACATCTGCTGAAATTGTAAGGAAACAAAATACTTATCTGCCACCCTGTTGCAGAAATCAAAACAAGCAAACCTGGTTTTTAGAAGCACACTGACCATTACATGCACTTTTACAAGATAATCCACAAGATGCCCTGTTCCTCACCATCTCTCAGGCAGCACTACACACTACCCTCGAGCATTTTAAGGTCTTGAGGCCTGGCCATCAGTTAGCGGCTGGAAAGGATACTGAGCACCAAGGCTACGAAGGCCAGCAGGGTCATGGCCAGCCGGAGGTGGGCCACGCTGTATTCCCCCTGTGTCTTAGCCAGGCGGTAAGTAAGTGCCGActgcaagcacacaaacagcatgCTGGTGGGGAAGGCAACACCTGCTCCGACATAGTGGAGGACTTTGGCATTATCCACCTGTCACATAAAGAGCAAGAAAATAATGGTCAAAAGGAGAGTTCTTGGGAGAAAGACGGTTTTATTAAATGAACACTAAGGTAAATgtcaaaggaagaaaaacaacacatggGAGCTAATTTTTATGCATGGATAGAATTAGGAagcacaagcaaaacaaacGGGCAGCAGGCAGTTTGGATAATAAAATACTAGAAAAAATGGATTGTCTAGACAATTGTGGATGAAGAACAAGTGAGGTAAGGTATTTTTACTTTCAATTTTCAGTGATCTGCAAGGAGGTGACAAATATGACAATCTGATAATGGAAAGAGAAATCTGATCCCCCTGTGGAAGAATCAAATTTAATTGAAGGTGTGAATGTAATCCAGTTCCAAGATCCCTGTTAAAGCCAGAAGCAGAGGGCCATGTAGAAATGGTCAGGAGGGGGCAGCATTAGTCAGGTGCTATAACATGATGCTTGTCTGAGATGATTTTTGTTTCAGGGAAGTCTCTTTGGATCCTCTGTGCCCTCTTTTAGAATACAGTTGGAGAAAAAGACATGCAAAAGAGAGTGTGATATGTAGATAATGACAGCGCAGCAACCAAACAGTATGCCttcttttggctgctggtcacaAGCACTGTTAAGAAACAATACACAAAAGAGCTGCACAGGAGCATGTGACTCTAGCCCCTGCTGCAGGATCTGAACTCACCCCCACTCAGCTCAGACGCACTGATCAGGCCTGATAAGAGACTCAGTGGGGCATTAACTGAGGAAAGGGGTCTACACAGGGGAGCAGGGGCTTGGACTAAGCTAACAATAAGGCACATCTCCACAGAGGACTAGACTAATTTAGACAGAGAGATGACAAGACATGCTTTTCTTAGCTATTGCTAACTGGTGAAATCCCTGGACTGGGGATAACAGTGTCCCTATGCTCCCCATAATTCTAAAAGACAATTAGAGCAATAGCATAGAAGTTATTTAGCTTTGCCTTAGTTTGGCTTCTAAGCCATTTGTCCATTGACCCAGCTAGTACATTCTGAACATTCTTGTGCAGTAGGCTAATCCTTGAAGTGACCAAATAAGCTTTCTAGGCAACTCAATATGAAAAAAAGCATTCAGCACAATGAGTCTTTTCTTTGATCTCCTTGAAGCAATGGAAAACTAagttggaggtgaagatgagagagaaatcAAGACGAGGGTTTGCACAATTATCAGGTTTCCCTTTTGCGTCAAAATGGGAATTCTTTTAGTCCCGTACTTTCTAAAGTTTCCCTTACAAAATCCAATTTCTTCCATTCTGGTACTTCTCCATGTAGCTTTGTTATTTTGGAACTGTAGGGGCTAATTACAGTAGCACTGCCAAGTGTTTCTCagtaatacaaaaaaacacaacattcacaTGTTCTGTTCTCCTTACACCTTGCTGCATTAACTAATGTTTTATCCAGGCACTGTCCACACCATTCtctatgcatgtgcatgtatttgtgtgagaGACATAAGGGGAAGAGGCATGGCATCTAATTTAAGACTAACAAATTTCAGATGATGCATGTGCATCCACTGCATACTCTGTATGCATTGATTGCACAAAGAAAGTGAATTAATTTTTCCCCCTAAATGTTTAGGCCAGATTGTAGACAGAATGCAGCGTTACAGAGGAAATTATCTGCATGTGCAGGATCAAGCCCAAACAAGATCCAACTTTCTAACAAAATCAGTTTCATTATTTCAAAGTGAACCTaatgagagagaatgaaacTTAATTGGCTTCCAATTGTTGACAACACACCTGCTGTATCCAATGCCTGTCAAAATCTTTATAAGGCACTCATCACTACAAGCCACTTCAATCCGCTCCAAATGCACATTTGGCTTGGGATGGTATGCCTTACCTGCATAGACAGGAAGTGCACTAGATTATCTCTTTAAagtgacaaacacaaacacctgttCTCAACACCTCCACATGTTTACACATGCAAAgcgtgagcacacacacacacacacacacacacacacacacacacacacacacacacacacacacacacacacatctactcAGCAGACCAGTTTActttcatcttttctttcctttcatctcttccctctctctcccatcttgACAGCTGTTCTggttccctccctctttctccccttgCAGGCTCCATCTCAAGGAAAACTGTTGTCAGTGATGTTCTACTCACAACATCCACCCTCATCTAT is a genomic window of Myripristis murdjan chromosome 15, fMyrMur1.1, whole genome shotgun sequence containing:
- the LOC115373095 gene encoding transmembrane protein 150A: MSLWMILPVSLPALTITGIWVVYAMALYNQHVCPVDNWLYNQSCEEELYLQSGPTLCCTLDNVPLISKCGTLPPESCFFSLICSMGSFMVMVIVLLRYAHVIEKHQNCVLNTASLSTGWICAAGLIMVGNFQVDNAKVLHYVGAGVAFPTSMLFVCLQSALTYRLAKTQGEYSVAHLRLAMTLLAFVALVLSGVFFVQESFTLQHASAIFEWVFCVIVMLFYGTFAFEFSSMSGDTMMVLARGGALGPAGREHKMEALGGPNLHPHPHPPENMSML